The nucleotide window CAACACGCGGCGCATGAGTTCCGCCTCCATGAGCGAAGGCGAGAGGAATTCGTCGCCGGCAGGCTCCCATGCCTGACACGCTACGTCGTTCACAAACCAGCGTTCCGCGGTGTTCACGACCAGTGCTTCCAGCGATTCACGCGATGTTTGCCGCGCGAAATCCAGCGTCAGCGCCAACGCGAAGGCCATGTTGAAGTGCGTGCCCACGCGCAGCGGGTAGGTCGCTTTCGGCAGAAATTCCTCGAAGCATTCGACGAACACCTTGGTGAGCGGCGCGAAGGTTTTCGACCAGCGCGCGGCGTCGGAGAGCTTCAACGAATTGAGTTGCGCGCTGAGCGCGAGCAGCCAGGCCCAACCATACGGGCGCTCGAAACCACGGTTGTGCGGCAGTTCGAGATAGGCAATTTCGCCGGCCACATTCGCCGCGGTGAAATGCTCGTCGACCACCGCGACGATGCGCGCCGCTTCAGGTAGATCGGGAAAGCGCTCGAGCAGATGCAGGATCAACCAGTAGCCGTGCACGCATGAATGCCAGTCGTAGCTGCCGTAAAAAATCGGGTGCAGCGCGCGCGGGCCCTGCACGTCTTGCGGGCCCGCGAGCGAATGCGTCAGCTTGTTCGGGTATTCGCGCGTGAGATGGGCGAGCGCGAGATTGGCGAATTTCGATGCGAATTCGCGGGTGAGTTGAATAGTCATCGGCGGTTCCTCAAAGCGGCATACGAATAAGTATGACAGTATGCTGGTGAGGATCAACAATAGTAAAGCGGTGGCGTTGCGACCTGATTGCGCCACCTCTGCCCCGACGACACCTAAAACAACTCCAGGATCCGGTGATACATCATCCCGAGTTCGAGCGCCGGCCCGCGTAATGCCGGCCCACCTGGAAAGCGCGCATGCCGCAATTGCGCGAACAGATCGAAGGCCGCCGTCTCACCCGCCATTGCTTTGGCAACCACGCGCCCGGCAATACCGGTCAACGCCACGCCATGCCCCGAAAACCCCTGCACATAAAAGTAATTCGGATCGATCGAGCCGAAATCAGGCGCGCGATTACGCGTCACGTCGACAAAACCGCCCCACGCATAGTCGATTCTCACATCGCCGAGTTGCGGGAACACGCCGATCATGCGCTGGCGAATCTCTTCGCCGAGTTGCACCGGTGAAGCGCCGGTCGAACTCGCCCGCCCGCCGAACAGCACGCGATGGTCTGCGGACAAACGGAAGTAGTCGAGGAAGAAGTTG belongs to Paraburkholderia sp. FT54 and includes:
- a CDS encoding DUF2891 domain-containing protein, giving the protein MTIQLTREFASKFANLALAHLTREYPNKLTHSLAGPQDVQGPRALHPIFYGSYDWHSCVHGYWLILHLLERFPDLPEAARIVAVVDEHFTAANVAGEIAYLELPHNRGFERPYGWAWLLALSAQLNSLKLSDAARWSKTFAPLTKVFVECFEEFLPKATYPLRVGTHFNMAFALALTLDFARQTSRESLEALVVNTAERWFVNDVACQAWEPAGDEFLSPSLMEAELMRRVLPPAQFVDWFGRFLPDLGTKKPATLFEPVTVTDRSDGKIAHLDGLNLSRAWCQRSLARALPAGDIRRAILFDAAERHLQSALPHVAGDYMGEHWLGTFAALALEA